Proteins encoded by one window of Chiroxiphia lanceolata isolate bChiLan1 chromosome 26, bChiLan1.pri, whole genome shotgun sequence:
- the LOC116798668 gene encoding collagen alpha-1(I) chain-like isoform X2, with translation MAETGKDNVPWIPRCWGGSFLEPPQSKALSRVGLSLFPVGRAEANPCSSGNEGELGRLRWGFPAPPVPAGTGEKGLEPPLDVPGWNCVRSCPSGRAGEQQIPGSASPSLLQTWSLHGSPGLCVAEGDLELLSLPFQEPDPAGKGHGSGIWQHTQILLLPKETSEPRAQMGLGVEGGPGPSASSRGIQDSWPYPEGSGTLSLVQERSGTLSLIQGCSKTFGLTQGDPGPSASPGPDPVQDQEPHPAAPPCDAFGVPSHRAGTVEPLPSRSWELCPVPGALGCFGAAASLVPGVETLYFLPKTLIFAAI, from the exons ATGGCAGAGACTGGGAAGGACAACGTGCCGTGGATCCCTCGCTGCTGGGGGGGCTCGTTCCTGGAGCCTCCCCAGTCCAAAGCACTTTCCCGGGTCGGATTGTCCTTGTTCcctgtgggaagagcagaggcaaatccctgctcctctgggaacgagggggagctgggaagaCTCAGGTGGGGCTTCCCAGCAcctcctgttcctgctgggactggggagaaggggctggagccGCCCTTGGATGTGCCAGGCTGGAATTGTGTCAGGTCCTGTCCCTCAGGGAGGGCGGGAGAGCAGCAGattcctggctctgcctccccttccctcctccaaacCTGGAGCCTCCATGGATCTCCTGGACTTTGTGTGGCTGAGGGTGACCttgagctgctctccctgcccttccagGAGCCTgatcctgcagggaaagggcatGGAAGTGGGATctggcagcacacacagatcctgctgcttcccaaagaAACTTCTGAGCCGAGAGCCCagatggggctgggggtggagggaggtCCAGGACCCTCAGCCTCATCCAGGGGGATCCAGGACTCTTGGCCTTATCCAGAGGGATCTGGGACCCTCAGCCTCGTCCAGGAGAG GTCTGGGACCCTCAGCCTTATCCAGGGGTGTTCCAAGACCTTTGGCCTCACCCAGGGGGATCCAGGACCCTCGGCCTCCCCAGGGCCGGACCCTGTGCAGGATCAGGAGCcacatccagcagctccacccTGTGATGCCTTTGGAGTCccctcacacagagcagggactgtGGAGCCTCTTCCCAGCAGGAGTTGGGAGCTGTGTCCTGTTCCAGGGGCTCTGGGATGTTTTGGAGCCGCTGCTTCTCTCGTTCCTGGTGTAGAAAcgctttattttcttccaaagacaCTTATTTTTGCAGCCATTTGA
- the LOC116798667 gene encoding solute carrier family 35 member B1: MRAPGAGRDVALELPEPDMGATPAIPERLRLPLCCLGVFACYFCYGILQESITRGRYGEGAQQEKFRFALTLVFIQCVINAAFAKLLIRLVDGARVDRTRGWLYGACSLSYLGAMVSSNSALQFVSYPTQVLGKSCKPIPVMLLGVTLLRKKYPPAKYLCVLLIVAGVALFLYKPKKGAGGDDHVFGYGELLLLLSLTLDGLTGVSQDHMRAHYQTGSNHMMLNVNLWSTLFLGAGILFTGELWEFLSFTERYPSIISNILLFGLTSALGQTFIFMTVVSFGPLTCSIVTTTRKFFTILASVVLFANPISSMQWVGTILVFLGLGLDAKFGKGVKKTSH, from the exons ATGAGGGCGCCCGGGGCCGGCCGGGATGTGGCGCTGGAGCTGCCGGAGCCCGACATGGGAGCGACCCCCGCGATCCCCGAGCGCCTCcgcctgcccctctgctgcctcGGCGTGTTCGCCTGCTACTTCTGCTACGGCATCCTGCAGGAGAGCAT CACTCGGGGCCGTTACGGGGAGGGGGCTCAGCAGGAGAAGTTCAGGTTCGCGCTGACCCTCGTGTTCATCCAGTGCGTCATCAACGCCGCCTTCGCCAAGCTCC TGATCCGGCTCGTGGATGGGGCGCGGGTGGATCGCACACGGGGGTGGCTCTACGGCGCCTGTTCCCTGTCCTACCTGGGGGCCATGGTGTCCAGCAACTCGGCCCTGCAGTTCGTCAGCTACCCCACACAG GTCCTGGGCAAGTCCTGTAAGCCCATTCCAG TGATGCTCTTAGGGGTGACCCTGCTGAGGAAGAAGTACCCCCCAGCCAAGTACCTGTGCGTGCTGCTCATCGTGGCAGGCGTGGCCCTGTTCCTGTACAAGCCCAAAAAGGGGGCCGGGGGCGACGACCACGTCTTTGGCTACGGGGAACTGCTGCTG ctgctgtcGCTGACCCTGGACGGGCTCACGGGGGTGTCCCAGGACCACATGAGGGCTCACTACCAGACTGGCTCCAACCACATGATGCTCAACGTCAACCTCTGGTCCACCCTGTTCCTGGGGGCGG GGATCCTGTTCactggggagctctgggagtTCCTGAGTTTCACGGAACGTTATCCCAGCATCATCTCCAACATCCTCCTGTTCGGCCTCACCAGCGCCCTGGGGCAG ACCTTTATCTTCATGACCGTGGTGTCCTTCGGGCCCCTCACCTGCTCCATCGTCACCACCACCCGCAAGTTCTTCACCATCCTGGCCTCGGTCGTCCTGTTTGCCAACCCCATCAGCTCCATGCAGTGGGTGGGGACGATCCTGGTCTTCCTGG GGCTCGGCCTCGATGCCAAATTCGGGAAGGGAGTGAAGAAAACGTCGCACTGA
- the LOC116798668 gene encoding uncharacterized protein LOC116798668 isoform X1, whose translation MWQPLGSGIGAEFPPGWQRLGRTTCRGSLAAGGARSWSLPSPKHFPGSDCPCSLWEEQRQIPAPLGTRGSWEDSGGASQHLLFLLGLGRRGWSRPWMCQAGIVSGPVPQGGRESSRFLALPPLPSSKPGASMDLLDFVWLRVTLSCSPCPSRSLILQGKGMEVGSGSTHRSCCFPKKLLSREPRWGWGWREVQDPQPHPGGSRTLGLIQGRSGTLSLIQGCSKTFGLTQGDPGPSASPGPDPVQDQEPHPAAPPCDAFGVPSHRAGTVEPLPSRSWELCPVPGALGCFGAAASLVPGVETLYFLPKTLIFAAI comes from the exons ATGTGGCAGCCCCTGGGATCGGGAATTGGGGCGGAATTCCCCCCAGGATGGCAGAGACTGGGAAGGACAACGTGCCGTGGATCCCTCGCTGCTGGGGGGGCTCGTTCCTGGAGCCTCCCCAGTCCAAAGCACTTTCCCGGGTCGGATTGTCCTTGTTCcctgtgggaagagcagaggcaaatccctgctcctctgggaacgagggggagctgggaagaCTCAGGTGGGGCTTCCCAGCAcctcctgttcctgctgggactggggagaaggggctggagccGCCCTTGGATGTGCCAGGCTGGAATTGTGTCAGGTCCTGTCCCTCAGGGAGGGCGGGAGAGCAGCAGattcctggctctgcctccccttccctcctccaaacCTGGAGCCTCCATGGATCTCCTGGACTTTGTGTGGCTGAGGGTGACCttgagctgctctccctgcccttccagGAGCCTgatcctgcagggaaagggcatGGAAGTGGGATctggcagcacacacagatcctgctgcttcccaaagaAACTTCTGAGCCGAGAGCCCagatggggctgggggtggagggaggtCCAGGACCCTCAGCCTCATCCAGGGGGATCCAGGACTCTTGGCCTT ATCCAGGGGAGGTCTGGGACCCTCAGCCTTATCCAGGGGTGTTCCAAGACCTTTGGCCTCACCCAGGGGGATCCAGGACCCTCGGCCTCCCCAGGGCCGGACCCTGTGCAGGATCAGGAGCcacatccagcagctccacccTGTGATGCCTTTGGAGTCccctcacacagagcagggactgtGGAGCCTCTTCCCAGCAGGAGTTGGGAGCTGTGTCCTGTTCCAGGGGCTCTGGGATGTTTTGGAGCCGCTGCTTCTCTCGTTCCTGGTGTAGAAAcgctttattttcttccaaagacaCTTATTTTTGCAGCCATTTGA
- the LOC116798668 gene encoding collagen alpha-1(I) chain-like isoform X3, with protein MAETGKDNVPWIPRCWGGSFLEPPQSKALSRVGLSLFPVGRAEANPCSSGNEGELGRLRWGFPAPPVPAGTGEKGLEPPLDVPGWNCVRSCPSGRAGEQQIPGSASPSLLQTWSLHGSPGLCVAEGDLELLSLPFQEPDPAGKGHGSGIWQHTQILLLPKETSEPRAQMGLGVEGGPGPSASSRGIQDSWPYPEGSGICSPIQGRSGTLSLIQGCSKTFGLTQGDPGPSASPGPDPVQDQEPHPAAPPCDAFGVPSHRAGTVEPLPSRSWELCPVPGALGCFGAAASLVPGVETLYFLPKTLIFAAI; from the exons ATGGCAGAGACTGGGAAGGACAACGTGCCGTGGATCCCTCGCTGCTGGGGGGGCTCGTTCCTGGAGCCTCCCCAGTCCAAAGCACTTTCCCGGGTCGGATTGTCCTTGTTCcctgtgggaagagcagaggcaaatccctgctcctctgggaacgagggggagctgggaagaCTCAGGTGGGGCTTCCCAGCAcctcctgttcctgctgggactggggagaaggggctggagccGCCCTTGGATGTGCCAGGCTGGAATTGTGTCAGGTCCTGTCCCTCAGGGAGGGCGGGAGAGCAGCAGattcctggctctgcctccccttccctcctccaaacCTGGAGCCTCCATGGATCTCCTGGACTTTGTGTGGCTGAGGGTGACCttgagctgctctccctgcccttccagGAGCCTgatcctgcagggaaagggcatGGAAGTGGGATctggcagcacacacagatcctgctgcttcccaaagaAACTTCTGAGCCGAGAGCCCagatggggctgggggtggagggaggtCCAGGACCCTCAGCCTCATCCAGGGGGATCCAGGACTCTTGGCCTTATCCAGAGGG ATCTGGGATCTGCAGCCCCATCCAGGGGAGGTCTGGGACCCTCAGCCTTATCCAGGGGTGTTCCAAGACCTTTGGCCTCACCCAGGGGGATCCAGGACCCTCGGCCTCCCCAGGGCCGGACCCTGTGCAGGATCAGGAGCcacatccagcagctccacccTGTGATGCCTTTGGAGTCccctcacacagagcagggactgtGGAGCCTCTTCCCAGCAGGAGTTGGGAGCTGTGTCCTGTTCCAGGGGCTCTGGGATGTTTTGGAGCCGCTGCTTCTCTCGTTCCTGGTGTAGAAAcgctttattttcttccaaagacaCTTATTTTTGCAGCCATTTGA